A section of the Halichoerus grypus chromosome 11, mHalGry1.hap1.1, whole genome shotgun sequence genome encodes:
- the LOC118528579 gene encoding endogenous retrovirus group K member 13-1 Env polyprotein-like isoform X1, with product MDPVEDQFERHHIPSDDRWGIRDRMSFRCKPWMPPRSRWNESVVNHRLMAWGDGGIADPRISHQKFPDHVQTHLWKVAAALKTVRLYNGTFSGTANSASTYNFTIFKEMNVTACVPLPYLLLIGNFSFDDGISCIECRLYSCINSSIEFKPGYSLMILQQRSHIWLPVNLERLWAQNPVDTLVLEFFKKILRRTKRLVGIVVAVILSLITVTTLAAVSGVALHTSLQTKHFVENWHRDSRDLWLSQTMIDTRLQTQIDVLRQTVSWLGKKILTLERQIWLRCDWNSTTFCVTNLRYNESQHDWSIIQKYLEGNSSVTDMINNLHTNIQEIFGKPFETEDAATLADLFLKQLEGLDPKGIIQSLGHTAGGMGFVLLIVILCCYIFAM from the exons ATGGATCCGGTCGAGGACCAATTCGAACGGCACCATATCCCGTCAGACGACAGATGGGGAATCCGGGACAGGATGAGCTTCCGCTGCAAGCCATG GATGCCACCGCGGAGCCGATGGAATGAGTCAGTGGTGAATCATCGATTGATGGCCTGGGGAGATGGCGGCATCGCAGACCCTCGTATATCACATCAAAAATTTCCTGATCATGTTCAAACACACTTATGGAAAGTTGCAGCTGCGCTTAAGACTGTCAGACTTTACAATGGAACCTTTTCCGGCACAGCAAATTCTGCGTCGACTtataatttcaccatttttaaagaaatgaatgtgaCTGCATGTGTACCTTTACCGTATTTACTTTTGATAGGAAATTTTAGCTTTGATGATGGAATTAGTTGTATTGAATGCCGATTGTATTCTTGCATCAACAGTTCCATAGAGTTTAAACCAGggtattctcttatgattttgcAACAGCGTTCTCACATTTGGCTTCCGGTAAACTTAGAACGACTATGGGCTCAAAATCCCGTAGATACCTTAGTTCTAGAGTTTTTCAAAAAGATACTAAGACGCACCAAGCGTCTTGTTGGCATTGTTGTGGCGGTCATTCTAAGTTTAATTACAGTCACCACGTTAGCAGCCGTGTCAGGTGTAGCATTACATACTTCATTACAAACTAAACATTTTGTGGAAAATTGGCACCGCGACTCTCGGGATCTTTGGCTTTCCCAAACTATGATTGATACTCGCTTACAAACACAAATAGATGTCCTTAGACAGACTGTAAGCTGGCTAGGGAAGAAAATCTTGACGCTAGAAAGACAGATTTGGCTGCGTTGCGATTGGAATTCCACGACCTTTTGTGTTACCAATTTAAGATATAATGAGTCCCAACATGATTGGAGCATCATCCAAAAATACTTAGAGGGTAACTCGTCAGTAACGGACATGATCAACAATCTACATACaaatattcaggaaatatttggtAAGCCATTTGAGACTGAAGATGCTGCCACATTGGCCGATTTATTTCTTAAACAACTTGAGGGACTTGATCCAAAAGGTATTATTCAAAGTTTGGGGCATACTGCGGGAGGAATGGGGTTTGTATTACTGATTGTTATTTTATGCTGCTACATTTTTGCTATGTAA
- the LOC118528579 gene encoding endogenous retrovirus group K member 13-1 Env polyprotein-like isoform X2 has translation MPPRSRWNESVVNHRLMAWGDGGIADPRISHQKFPDHVQTHLWKVAAALKTVRLYNGTFSGTANSASTYNFTIFKEMNVTACVPLPYLLLIGNFSFDDGISCIECRLYSCINSSIEFKPGYSLMILQQRSHIWLPVNLERLWAQNPVDTLVLEFFKKILRRTKRLVGIVVAVILSLITVTTLAAVSGVALHTSLQTKHFVENWHRDSRDLWLSQTMIDTRLQTQIDVLRQTVSWLGKKILTLERQIWLRCDWNSTTFCVTNLRYNESQHDWSIIQKYLEGNSSVTDMINNLHTNIQEIFGKPFETEDAATLADLFLKQLEGLDPKGIIQSLGHTAGGMGFVLLIVILCCYIFAM, from the coding sequence ATGCCACCGCGGAGCCGATGGAATGAGTCAGTGGTGAATCATCGATTGATGGCCTGGGGAGATGGCGGCATCGCAGACCCTCGTATATCACATCAAAAATTTCCTGATCATGTTCAAACACACTTATGGAAAGTTGCAGCTGCGCTTAAGACTGTCAGACTTTACAATGGAACCTTTTCCGGCACAGCAAATTCTGCGTCGACTtataatttcaccatttttaaagaaatgaatgtgaCTGCATGTGTACCTTTACCGTATTTACTTTTGATAGGAAATTTTAGCTTTGATGATGGAATTAGTTGTATTGAATGCCGATTGTATTCTTGCATCAACAGTTCCATAGAGTTTAAACCAGggtattctcttatgattttgcAACAGCGTTCTCACATTTGGCTTCCGGTAAACTTAGAACGACTATGGGCTCAAAATCCCGTAGATACCTTAGTTCTAGAGTTTTTCAAAAAGATACTAAGACGCACCAAGCGTCTTGTTGGCATTGTTGTGGCGGTCATTCTAAGTTTAATTACAGTCACCACGTTAGCAGCCGTGTCAGGTGTAGCATTACATACTTCATTACAAACTAAACATTTTGTGGAAAATTGGCACCGCGACTCTCGGGATCTTTGGCTTTCCCAAACTATGATTGATACTCGCTTACAAACACAAATAGATGTCCTTAGACAGACTGTAAGCTGGCTAGGGAAGAAAATCTTGACGCTAGAAAGACAGATTTGGCTGCGTTGCGATTGGAATTCCACGACCTTTTGTGTTACCAATTTAAGATATAATGAGTCCCAACATGATTGGAGCATCATCCAAAAATACTTAGAGGGTAACTCGTCAGTAACGGACATGATCAACAATCTACATACaaatattcaggaaatatttggtAAGCCATTTGAGACTGAAGATGCTGCCACATTGGCCGATTTATTTCTTAAACAACTTGAGGGACTTGATCCAAAAGGTATTATTCAAAGTTTGGGGCATACTGCGGGAGGAATGGGGTTTGTATTACTGATTGTTATTTTATGCTGCTACATTTTTGCTATGTAA